A region from the Ammospiza nelsoni isolate bAmmNel1 chromosome 1, bAmmNel1.pri, whole genome shotgun sequence genome encodes:
- the EZH2 gene encoding histone-lysine N-methyltransferase EZH2 isoform X5: MGQTGKKSEKGPICWRKRVKSEYMRLRQLKRFRRADEVKSMFNSNRQKILERTEILNQEWKQRRIQPVHIMTSVSSLRGTRECSVTSDIDFPKQVIPLKTLNAVASVPIMYSWSPLQQNFMVEDETVLHNIPYMGDEVLDQDGTFIEELIKNYDGKVHGDRECGFINDEIFVELVNALGQYSDDEDDDDGDDNPDERDDKQKDREEKETHPPRRFPSDKIFEAISSMFPDKGTAEELKEKYKELTEQQLPGALPPECTPNIDGPNAKSVQREQSLHSFHTLFCRRCFKYDCFLHPFHATPNTYKRKNTETALDNKPCGPHCYQHLEGAKEFAAALTAERIKTPPKRPGGRRRGRLPNNTSRPSTPTINVLESKDTDSDREAGTETGGENNDKEEEEKKDETSSSSEANSRCQTPIKMKPNIEPPENVEWSGAEASMFRVLIGTYYDNFCAIARLIGTKTCRQVYEFRVKESSIIAPVPAEDVDTPPRKKKRKHRLWAAHCRKIQLKKDGSSNHVYNYQPCDHPRQPCDSSCPCVIAQNFCEKFCQCSSECQNRFPGCRCKAQCNTKQCPCYLAVRECDPDLCLTCGAADHWDSKNVSCKNCSIQRGSKKHLLLAPSDVAGWGIFIKDPVQKNEFISEYCGEIISQDEADRRGKVYDKYMCSFLFNLNNDFVVDATRKGNKIRFANHSVNPNCYAKVMMVNGDHRIGIFAKRAIQTGEELFFDYRYSQADALKYVGIEREMEIP; the protein is encoded by the exons ATGGGTCAAACcggaaaaaaatctgagaagGGACCAATTTGTTGGAGAAAACGTGTAAAATCAGAATATATGAGACTGAGGCAGCTCAAGAGGTTCCGACGTGCCGATGAAGTAAAG AGTATGTTTAATTCTAATCGTCAGAAGATACTGGAAAGAACTGAAATCTTAAATCAAGAATGGAAACAACGTAGGATACAGCCTGTCCACATCATGACTTCTGTGAGCTCATTGCGCGGGACCAGGGAG TGCTCTGTTACCAGTGACATTGATTTTCCAAAACAAGTCATCCCACTGAAGACTCTCAATGCTGTTGCTTCTGTGCCTATAATGTACTCTTGGTCTCCCCTTCAACAGAACTTTATG GTAGAGGATGAAACTGTTTTACATAACATTCCATATATGGGAGATGAAGTGCTTGACCAGGATGGTACTTTTATTGAAGAACTGATCAAGAATTATGATGGGAAAGTGCATGGAGACAGAG AATGTGGATTTATCAATGATGAAATATTTGTTGAGTTGGTCAATGCCCTTGGTCAATATAgtgatgatgaagatgatgatgatggagaTGACAATCCTGATGAAAGAGATGACAAGCAAAAAGATCGGGAAG AGAAAGAAACCCACCCACCTCGGAGATTTCCTTCTGACAAGAtatttgaagccatttcctcaATGTTTCCAGACAAGGGTACAGCAGAAGAATTGAAAGAGAA ATACAAAGAActcactgagcagcagcttcCTGGAGCTCTTCCTCCTGAGTGCACACCGAACATAGATGGACCAAATGCTAAATCTGTTCAGAGGGAGCAAAGCCTGCACTCCTTTCACACACTCTTCTGTAGGCGTTGTTTTAAATACGATTGCTTCTTGCATC CATTCCATGCAACTCCCAATACTTATAAGCGAAAGAATACAGAAACAGCATTAGATAATAAGCCTTGTGGACCTCACTGTTACCAGCATCTG GAGGGCGCGAAGGAGTTTGCGGCCGCGCTGACGGCGGAGCGCATCAAGACGCCGCCCAAGCgccccggcgggcggcggcggggccggctgCCCAACAACACCAGCAGGCCCAGCACGCCCACCATCAACGTGCTGGAGTCCAAGGACACCGACAGCGACCGCGAGGCCGGCACCGAAACCGGCGGGGAGAACAACgacaaggaggaggaagaaaaaaaagatgaaactTCCAGTTCCTCTG AAGCAAATTCTAGGTGTCAAACACCAATAAAGATGAAGCCAAATATTGAGCCTCCAGAGAACGTGGAATGGAGTGGTGCAGAAGCTTCAATGTTTAGAGTTCTTATTGGCACCTACTATGACAACTTCTGTGCAATTGCCAGACTGATTGGGACCAAAACGTGCAGACAG GTGTATGAGTTTAGAGTAAAGGAATCTAGTATTATTGCACCAGTCCCTGCTGAAGATGTTGATACTCCTcccagaaagaagaaaaggaaacacag GTTGTGGGCTGCTCATTGCAGAAAGATACAGCTGAAAAAGG ATGGGTCATCGAATCACGTTTACAACTATCAGCCATGTGATCACCCACGTCAGCCTTGTGATAGCTCATGCCCATGTGTAATTGCTCAAAACTTCTGTGAGAAGTTTTGTCAGTGCAGCTCAGAAT GCCAAAATCGTTTTCCTGGGTGTCGTTGTAAAGCACAGTGCAACACCAAGCAGTGCCCCTGTTACCTGGCTGTCCGTGAGTGTGACCCTGACCTCTGCCTCACCTGTGGAGCAGCTGACCACTGGGACAGCAAAAATGTTTCTTGCAAGAACTGCAGCATTCAGAGAGGATCCAAAAAA CACTTACTATTGGCACCTTCAGATGTGGCAGGCTGGGGAATTTTTATAAAAGATCCTGTACAGAAGAATGAATTCATCTCTGAATACTGTGGTGAG ATTATCTCTCAGGATGAGGCAGACAGAAGAGGAAAAGTGTACGACAAATACATGTGCAGCTTTCTGTTTAACTTGAATAATG ATTTTGTGGTTGATGCAACACGCAAGGGCAACAAAATTAGATTTGCAAACCATTCAGTAAATCCCAACTGCTATGCAAAAG ttATGATGGTTAATGGTGATCACAGAATAGGAATATTTGCTAAAAGAGCCATTCAGACTGGTGAAGAACTGTTCTTTGACTACAG atatAGCCAAGCTGATGCCCTTAAGTATGTGGGCAttgaaagagaaatggaaatcCCTTGA
- the EZH2 gene encoding histone-lysine N-methyltransferase EZH2 isoform X4 encodes MGQTGKKSEKGPICWRKRVKSEYMRLRQLKRFRRADEVKSMFNSNRQKILERTEILNQEWKQRRIQPVHIMTSCSVTSDIDFPKQVIPLKTLNAVASVPIMYSWSPLQQNFMVEDETVLHNIPYMGDEVLDQDGTFIEELIKNYDGKVHGDRGEPKHSECGFINDEIFVELVNALGQYSDDEDDDDGDDNPDERDDKQKDREGNRMEKETHPPRRFPSDKIFEAISSMFPDKGTAEELKEKYKELTEQQLPGALPPECTPNIDGPNAKSVQREQSLHSFHTLFCRRCFKYDCFLHPFHATPNTYKRKNTETALDNKPCGPHCYQHLEGAKEFAAALTAERIKTPPKRPGGRRRGRLPNNTSRPSTPTINVLESKDTDSDREAGTETGGENNDKEEEEKKDETSSSSEANSRCQTPIKMKPNIEPPENVEWSGAEASMFRVLIGTYYDNFCAIARLIGTKTCRQVYEFRVKESSIIAPVPAEDVDTPPRKKKRKHRLWAAHCRKIQLKKDGSSNHVYNYQPCDHPRQPCDSSCPCVIAQNFCEKFCQCSSECQNRFPGCRCKAQCNTKQCPCYLAVRECDPDLCLTCGAADHWDSKNVSCKNCSIQRGSKKHLLLAPSDVAGWGIFIKDPVQKNEFISEYCGEIISQDEADRRGKVYDKYMCSFLFNLNNDFVVDATRKGNKIRFANHSVNPNCYAKVMMVNGDHRIGIFAKRAIQTGEELFFDYRYSQADALKYVGIEREMEIP; translated from the exons ATGGGTCAAACcggaaaaaaatctgagaagGGACCAATTTGTTGGAGAAAACGTGTAAAATCAGAATATATGAGACTGAGGCAGCTCAAGAGGTTCCGACGTGCCGATGAAGTAAAG AGTATGTTTAATTCTAATCGTCAGAAGATACTGGAAAGAACTGAAATCTTAAATCAAGAATGGAAACAACGTAGGATACAGCCTGTCCACATCATGACTTCT TGCTCTGTTACCAGTGACATTGATTTTCCAAAACAAGTCATCCCACTGAAGACTCTCAATGCTGTTGCTTCTGTGCCTATAATGTACTCTTGGTCTCCCCTTCAACAGAACTTTATG GTAGAGGATGAAACTGTTTTACATAACATTCCATATATGGGAGATGAAGTGCTTGACCAGGATGGTACTTTTATTGAAGAACTGATCAAGAATTATGATGGGAAAGTGCATGGAGACAGAGGTGAGCCCAAACACTCAG AATGTGGATTTATCAATGATGAAATATTTGTTGAGTTGGTCAATGCCCTTGGTCAATATAgtgatgatgaagatgatgatgatggagaTGACAATCCTGATGAAAGAGATGACAAGCAAAAAGATCGGGAAGGTAACAGGATGG AGAAAGAAACCCACCCACCTCGGAGATTTCCTTCTGACAAGAtatttgaagccatttcctcaATGTTTCCAGACAAGGGTACAGCAGAAGAATTGAAAGAGAA ATACAAAGAActcactgagcagcagcttcCTGGAGCTCTTCCTCCTGAGTGCACACCGAACATAGATGGACCAAATGCTAAATCTGTTCAGAGGGAGCAAAGCCTGCACTCCTTTCACACACTCTTCTGTAGGCGTTGTTTTAAATACGATTGCTTCTTGCATC CATTCCATGCAACTCCCAATACTTATAAGCGAAAGAATACAGAAACAGCATTAGATAATAAGCCTTGTGGACCTCACTGTTACCAGCATCTG GAGGGCGCGAAGGAGTTTGCGGCCGCGCTGACGGCGGAGCGCATCAAGACGCCGCCCAAGCgccccggcgggcggcggcggggccggctgCCCAACAACACCAGCAGGCCCAGCACGCCCACCATCAACGTGCTGGAGTCCAAGGACACCGACAGCGACCGCGAGGCCGGCACCGAAACCGGCGGGGAGAACAACgacaaggaggaggaagaaaaaaaagatgaaactTCCAGTTCCTCTG AAGCAAATTCTAGGTGTCAAACACCAATAAAGATGAAGCCAAATATTGAGCCTCCAGAGAACGTGGAATGGAGTGGTGCAGAAGCTTCAATGTTTAGAGTTCTTATTGGCACCTACTATGACAACTTCTGTGCAATTGCCAGACTGATTGGGACCAAAACGTGCAGACAG GTGTATGAGTTTAGAGTAAAGGAATCTAGTATTATTGCACCAGTCCCTGCTGAAGATGTTGATACTCCTcccagaaagaagaaaaggaaacacag GTTGTGGGCTGCTCATTGCAGAAAGATACAGCTGAAAAAGG ATGGGTCATCGAATCACGTTTACAACTATCAGCCATGTGATCACCCACGTCAGCCTTGTGATAGCTCATGCCCATGTGTAATTGCTCAAAACTTCTGTGAGAAGTTTTGTCAGTGCAGCTCAGAAT GCCAAAATCGTTTTCCTGGGTGTCGTTGTAAAGCACAGTGCAACACCAAGCAGTGCCCCTGTTACCTGGCTGTCCGTGAGTGTGACCCTGACCTCTGCCTCACCTGTGGAGCAGCTGACCACTGGGACAGCAAAAATGTTTCTTGCAAGAACTGCAGCATTCAGAGAGGATCCAAAAAA CACTTACTATTGGCACCTTCAGATGTGGCAGGCTGGGGAATTTTTATAAAAGATCCTGTACAGAAGAATGAATTCATCTCTGAATACTGTGGTGAG ATTATCTCTCAGGATGAGGCAGACAGAAGAGGAAAAGTGTACGACAAATACATGTGCAGCTTTCTGTTTAACTTGAATAATG ATTTTGTGGTTGATGCAACACGCAAGGGCAACAAAATTAGATTTGCAAACCATTCAGTAAATCCCAACTGCTATGCAAAAG ttATGATGGTTAATGGTGATCACAGAATAGGAATATTTGCTAAAAGAGCCATTCAGACTGGTGAAGAACTGTTCTTTGACTACAG atatAGCCAAGCTGATGCCCTTAAGTATGTGGGCAttgaaagagaaatggaaatcCCTTGA
- the EZH2 gene encoding histone-lysine N-methyltransferase EZH2 isoform X1, producing MGQTGKKSEKGPICWRKRVKSEYMRLRQLKRFRRADEVKSMFNSNRQKILERTEILNQEWKQRRIQPVHIMTSVSSLRGTRECSVTSDIDFPKQVIPLKTLNAVASVPIMYSWSPLQQNFMVEDETVLHNIPYMGDEVLDQDGTFIEELIKNYDGKVHGDRGEPKHSECGFINDEIFVELVNALGQYSDDEDDDDGDDNPDERDDKQKDREGNRMEKETHPPRRFPSDKIFEAISSMFPDKGTAEELKEKYKELTEQQLPGALPPECTPNIDGPNAKSVQREQSLHSFHTLFCRRCFKYDCFLHPFHATPNTYKRKNTETALDNKPCGPHCYQHLEGAKEFAAALTAERIKTPPKRPGGRRRGRLPNNTSRPSTPTINVLESKDTDSDREAGTETGGENNDKEEEEKKDETSSSSEANSRCQTPIKMKPNIEPPENVEWSGAEASMFRVLIGTYYDNFCAIARLIGTKTCRQVYEFRVKESSIIAPVPAEDVDTPPRKKKRKHRLWAAHCRKIQLKKDGSSNHVYNYQPCDHPRQPCDSSCPCVIAQNFCEKFCQCSSECQNRFPGCRCKAQCNTKQCPCYLAVRECDPDLCLTCGAADHWDSKNVSCKNCSIQRGSKKHLLLAPSDVAGWGIFIKDPVQKNEFISEYCGEIISQDEADRRGKVYDKYMCSFLFNLNNDFVVDATRKGNKIRFANHSVNPNCYAKVMMVNGDHRIGIFAKRAIQTGEELFFDYRYSQADALKYVGIEREMEIP from the exons ATGGGTCAAACcggaaaaaaatctgagaagGGACCAATTTGTTGGAGAAAACGTGTAAAATCAGAATATATGAGACTGAGGCAGCTCAAGAGGTTCCGACGTGCCGATGAAGTAAAG AGTATGTTTAATTCTAATCGTCAGAAGATACTGGAAAGAACTGAAATCTTAAATCAAGAATGGAAACAACGTAGGATACAGCCTGTCCACATCATGACTTCTGTGAGCTCATTGCGCGGGACCAGGGAG TGCTCTGTTACCAGTGACATTGATTTTCCAAAACAAGTCATCCCACTGAAGACTCTCAATGCTGTTGCTTCTGTGCCTATAATGTACTCTTGGTCTCCCCTTCAACAGAACTTTATG GTAGAGGATGAAACTGTTTTACATAACATTCCATATATGGGAGATGAAGTGCTTGACCAGGATGGTACTTTTATTGAAGAACTGATCAAGAATTATGATGGGAAAGTGCATGGAGACAGAGGTGAGCCCAAACACTCAG AATGTGGATTTATCAATGATGAAATATTTGTTGAGTTGGTCAATGCCCTTGGTCAATATAgtgatgatgaagatgatgatgatggagaTGACAATCCTGATGAAAGAGATGACAAGCAAAAAGATCGGGAAGGTAACAGGATGG AGAAAGAAACCCACCCACCTCGGAGATTTCCTTCTGACAAGAtatttgaagccatttcctcaATGTTTCCAGACAAGGGTACAGCAGAAGAATTGAAAGAGAA ATACAAAGAActcactgagcagcagcttcCTGGAGCTCTTCCTCCTGAGTGCACACCGAACATAGATGGACCAAATGCTAAATCTGTTCAGAGGGAGCAAAGCCTGCACTCCTTTCACACACTCTTCTGTAGGCGTTGTTTTAAATACGATTGCTTCTTGCATC CATTCCATGCAACTCCCAATACTTATAAGCGAAAGAATACAGAAACAGCATTAGATAATAAGCCTTGTGGACCTCACTGTTACCAGCATCTG GAGGGCGCGAAGGAGTTTGCGGCCGCGCTGACGGCGGAGCGCATCAAGACGCCGCCCAAGCgccccggcgggcggcggcggggccggctgCCCAACAACACCAGCAGGCCCAGCACGCCCACCATCAACGTGCTGGAGTCCAAGGACACCGACAGCGACCGCGAGGCCGGCACCGAAACCGGCGGGGAGAACAACgacaaggaggaggaagaaaaaaaagatgaaactTCCAGTTCCTCTG AAGCAAATTCTAGGTGTCAAACACCAATAAAGATGAAGCCAAATATTGAGCCTCCAGAGAACGTGGAATGGAGTGGTGCAGAAGCTTCAATGTTTAGAGTTCTTATTGGCACCTACTATGACAACTTCTGTGCAATTGCCAGACTGATTGGGACCAAAACGTGCAGACAG GTGTATGAGTTTAGAGTAAAGGAATCTAGTATTATTGCACCAGTCCCTGCTGAAGATGTTGATACTCCTcccagaaagaagaaaaggaaacacag GTTGTGGGCTGCTCATTGCAGAAAGATACAGCTGAAAAAGG ATGGGTCATCGAATCACGTTTACAACTATCAGCCATGTGATCACCCACGTCAGCCTTGTGATAGCTCATGCCCATGTGTAATTGCTCAAAACTTCTGTGAGAAGTTTTGTCAGTGCAGCTCAGAAT GCCAAAATCGTTTTCCTGGGTGTCGTTGTAAAGCACAGTGCAACACCAAGCAGTGCCCCTGTTACCTGGCTGTCCGTGAGTGTGACCCTGACCTCTGCCTCACCTGTGGAGCAGCTGACCACTGGGACAGCAAAAATGTTTCTTGCAAGAACTGCAGCATTCAGAGAGGATCCAAAAAA CACTTACTATTGGCACCTTCAGATGTGGCAGGCTGGGGAATTTTTATAAAAGATCCTGTACAGAAGAATGAATTCATCTCTGAATACTGTGGTGAG ATTATCTCTCAGGATGAGGCAGACAGAAGAGGAAAAGTGTACGACAAATACATGTGCAGCTTTCTGTTTAACTTGAATAATG ATTTTGTGGTTGATGCAACACGCAAGGGCAACAAAATTAGATTTGCAAACCATTCAGTAAATCCCAACTGCTATGCAAAAG ttATGATGGTTAATGGTGATCACAGAATAGGAATATTTGCTAAAAGAGCCATTCAGACTGGTGAAGAACTGTTCTTTGACTACAG atatAGCCAAGCTGATGCCCTTAAGTATGTGGGCAttgaaagagaaatggaaatcCCTTGA
- the EZH2 gene encoding histone-lysine N-methyltransferase EZH2 isoform X6, translating into MGQTGKKSEKGPICWRKRVKSEYMRLRQLKRFRRADEVKSMFNSNRQKILERTEILNQEWKQRRIQPVHIMTSCSVTSDIDFPKQVIPLKTLNAVASVPIMYSWSPLQQNFMVEDETVLHNIPYMGDEVLDQDGTFIEELIKNYDGKVHGDRECGFINDEIFVELVNALGQYSDDEDDDDGDDNPDERDDKQKDREGNRMEKETHPPRRFPSDKIFEAISSMFPDKGTAEELKEKYKELTEQQLPGALPPECTPNIDGPNAKSVQREQSLHSFHTLFCRRCFKYDCFLHPFHATPNTYKRKNTETALDNKPCGPHCYQHLEGAKEFAAALTAERIKTPPKRPGGRRRGRLPNNTSRPSTPTINVLESKDTDSDREAGTETGGENNDKEEEEKKDETSSSSEANSRCQTPIKMKPNIEPPENVEWSGAEASMFRVLIGTYYDNFCAIARLIGTKTCRQVYEFRVKESSIIAPVPAEDVDTPPRKKKRKHRLWAAHCRKIQLKKDGSSNHVYNYQPCDHPRQPCDSSCPCVIAQNFCEKFCQCSSECQNRFPGCRCKAQCNTKQCPCYLAVRECDPDLCLTCGAADHWDSKNVSCKNCSIQRGSKKHLLLAPSDVAGWGIFIKDPVQKNEFISEYCGEIISQDEADRRGKVYDKYMCSFLFNLNNDFVVDATRKGNKIRFANHSVNPNCYAKVMMVNGDHRIGIFAKRAIQTGEELFFDYRYSQADALKYVGIEREMEIP; encoded by the exons ATGGGTCAAACcggaaaaaaatctgagaagGGACCAATTTGTTGGAGAAAACGTGTAAAATCAGAATATATGAGACTGAGGCAGCTCAAGAGGTTCCGACGTGCCGATGAAGTAAAG AGTATGTTTAATTCTAATCGTCAGAAGATACTGGAAAGAACTGAAATCTTAAATCAAGAATGGAAACAACGTAGGATACAGCCTGTCCACATCATGACTTCT TGCTCTGTTACCAGTGACATTGATTTTCCAAAACAAGTCATCCCACTGAAGACTCTCAATGCTGTTGCTTCTGTGCCTATAATGTACTCTTGGTCTCCCCTTCAACAGAACTTTATG GTAGAGGATGAAACTGTTTTACATAACATTCCATATATGGGAGATGAAGTGCTTGACCAGGATGGTACTTTTATTGAAGAACTGATCAAGAATTATGATGGGAAAGTGCATGGAGACAGAG AATGTGGATTTATCAATGATGAAATATTTGTTGAGTTGGTCAATGCCCTTGGTCAATATAgtgatgatgaagatgatgatgatggagaTGACAATCCTGATGAAAGAGATGACAAGCAAAAAGATCGGGAAGGTAACAGGATGG AGAAAGAAACCCACCCACCTCGGAGATTTCCTTCTGACAAGAtatttgaagccatttcctcaATGTTTCCAGACAAGGGTACAGCAGAAGAATTGAAAGAGAA ATACAAAGAActcactgagcagcagcttcCTGGAGCTCTTCCTCCTGAGTGCACACCGAACATAGATGGACCAAATGCTAAATCTGTTCAGAGGGAGCAAAGCCTGCACTCCTTTCACACACTCTTCTGTAGGCGTTGTTTTAAATACGATTGCTTCTTGCATC CATTCCATGCAACTCCCAATACTTATAAGCGAAAGAATACAGAAACAGCATTAGATAATAAGCCTTGTGGACCTCACTGTTACCAGCATCTG GAGGGCGCGAAGGAGTTTGCGGCCGCGCTGACGGCGGAGCGCATCAAGACGCCGCCCAAGCgccccggcgggcggcggcggggccggctgCCCAACAACACCAGCAGGCCCAGCACGCCCACCATCAACGTGCTGGAGTCCAAGGACACCGACAGCGACCGCGAGGCCGGCACCGAAACCGGCGGGGAGAACAACgacaaggaggaggaagaaaaaaaagatgaaactTCCAGTTCCTCTG AAGCAAATTCTAGGTGTCAAACACCAATAAAGATGAAGCCAAATATTGAGCCTCCAGAGAACGTGGAATGGAGTGGTGCAGAAGCTTCAATGTTTAGAGTTCTTATTGGCACCTACTATGACAACTTCTGTGCAATTGCCAGACTGATTGGGACCAAAACGTGCAGACAG GTGTATGAGTTTAGAGTAAAGGAATCTAGTATTATTGCACCAGTCCCTGCTGAAGATGTTGATACTCCTcccagaaagaagaaaaggaaacacag GTTGTGGGCTGCTCATTGCAGAAAGATACAGCTGAAAAAGG ATGGGTCATCGAATCACGTTTACAACTATCAGCCATGTGATCACCCACGTCAGCCTTGTGATAGCTCATGCCCATGTGTAATTGCTCAAAACTTCTGTGAGAAGTTTTGTCAGTGCAGCTCAGAAT GCCAAAATCGTTTTCCTGGGTGTCGTTGTAAAGCACAGTGCAACACCAAGCAGTGCCCCTGTTACCTGGCTGTCCGTGAGTGTGACCCTGACCTCTGCCTCACCTGTGGAGCAGCTGACCACTGGGACAGCAAAAATGTTTCTTGCAAGAACTGCAGCATTCAGAGAGGATCCAAAAAA CACTTACTATTGGCACCTTCAGATGTGGCAGGCTGGGGAATTTTTATAAAAGATCCTGTACAGAAGAATGAATTCATCTCTGAATACTGTGGTGAG ATTATCTCTCAGGATGAGGCAGACAGAAGAGGAAAAGTGTACGACAAATACATGTGCAGCTTTCTGTTTAACTTGAATAATG ATTTTGTGGTTGATGCAACACGCAAGGGCAACAAAATTAGATTTGCAAACCATTCAGTAAATCCCAACTGCTATGCAAAAG ttATGATGGTTAATGGTGATCACAGAATAGGAATATTTGCTAAAAGAGCCATTCAGACTGGTGAAGAACTGTTCTTTGACTACAG atatAGCCAAGCTGATGCCCTTAAGTATGTGGGCAttgaaagagaaatggaaatcCCTTGA